One Hugenholtzia roseola DSM 9546 genomic window carries:
- the ccsA gene encoding cytochrome c biogenesis protein CcsA codes for MRSWIGEIGHLLVIISFVTAITAAVAYWLMEKASEAEKSLWCGFARLIYNLHGISVLGVILVLFLIIYNHYYEYHYAWSHASNNLPIEYMISCFWEGQEGSFLLWIFWHVLVGWVLMRRAGKWEAPVMATFAAVQAFLASMILGIIIPFVEIKIGSSPFILLKDAMPDAPIFAANPNFIPEDGTGLNPLLQNYWMVIHPPTLFLGFALTLVPFAFCIAALVQGKTREWIKPALSWTLMAAAVLGVGILMGAYWAYETLNFGGYWNWDPVENAVYIPWLTLVASLHLMVSESRRPAMARSAAVMVVITFILILYSTFLTRSGVLGDTSVHSFTDLGLSGQLLLYLLFFSGLGVVLLVLNWSKFPQAKEKDLKYNTGEFWLFIAALVLSLSALQVLLPTSVPVFNTIFNLFGAESNLAPPAEPTLFYTQWQLWFGVLMALGAAIGQFYWWKQGKRKISEVLTLPLALTLILSALLITLLEVKKPEYIILLTVSIFTLASNLTTIIRLVAKKDFTLWGGALAHVGVGLMLLGVLFSSAFEKIVSLNTTGFLYSKEFSEDTNRENLLLFRNQPQKMDNYLLTFKGQRVESEDVPFLLDIEKLSPTANPYRMVAKHDILQNGQLKVKKHDTLQVYFENTYYEIEYKNPEGKTFSLYPRVQRNEEMGNGFVVSPDIVQGWDKDLYTHITTIPDPDQERKWTGLDTLHLAVGDTFVLNDFIAVFKGVVQGKPLADEDLIFYAQVEVMDRENTYLIEPAYQIKGTFARGLPELNETAAAELTLLKIEPQTGIFSFKVRTTQKDWVILKAIEKPYISLFWVGSLLMTFGFGMAFWRRFSNRTPNTPPNKDPNPKTDRPILSDISK; via the coding sequence ATGCGTTCTTGGATAGGCGAAATTGGGCATCTGCTCGTAATTATCTCTTTTGTAACGGCAATTACGGCTGCCGTTGCGTATTGGTTGATGGAAAAAGCCAGCGAAGCGGAAAAATCGCTTTGGTGTGGCTTTGCCCGTCTGATTTACAATCTCCATGGAATTTCCGTTTTGGGCGTTATCTTGGTCTTGTTTCTGATTATCTACAACCACTACTACGAGTACCACTATGCGTGGAGTCATGCTTCCAATAATTTGCCGATAGAATACATGATTTCCTGCTTTTGGGAAGGGCAGGAAGGCAGTTTCTTGCTCTGGATTTTTTGGCATGTCTTAGTAGGTTGGGTCTTGATGCGAAGGGCAGGAAAATGGGAAGCCCCCGTTATGGCGACCTTTGCCGCCGTTCAAGCCTTTTTAGCTTCTATGATTTTGGGGATTATCATTCCTTTTGTAGAAATTAAAATTGGCAGTTCGCCCTTTATTTTGCTCAAAGATGCCATGCCCGATGCCCCTATCTTTGCGGCAAACCCCAACTTTATCCCCGAAGATGGCACAGGGCTAAATCCGCTCCTGCAAAACTATTGGATGGTCATTCACCCACCGACGCTTTTTTTAGGCTTTGCCCTAACGCTTGTTCCTTTCGCCTTCTGTATCGCGGCTTTGGTGCAAGGCAAGACGCGCGAATGGATAAAACCTGCCCTTAGTTGGACACTCATGGCGGCAGCCGTCTTGGGAGTTGGTATCCTGATGGGTGCGTATTGGGCGTATGAAACGCTAAATTTTGGCGGCTATTGGAACTGGGACCCCGTAGAAAATGCCGTCTATATTCCTTGGCTTACCTTAGTGGCGAGTTTGCACCTGATGGTATCGGAAAGCCGCCGCCCTGCTATGGCACGCTCTGCCGCCGTTATGGTGGTGATAACCTTTATTCTGATACTCTACTCCACTTTCCTAACGCGCAGTGGCGTTTTGGGCGATACCTCCGTACATTCTTTCACCGATTTGGGTCTTTCGGGTCAGTTGCTGCTCTACTTACTCTTTTTTAGCGGTTTAGGGGTTGTCTTATTGGTCTTGAATTGGTCTAAATTCCCACAAGCGAAGGAAAAAGATTTAAAGTACAATACGGGCGAATTTTGGCTCTTTATTGCTGCCTTAGTGCTTTCACTTTCCGCCTTGCAGGTGCTATTGCCTACCTCTGTGCCTGTTTTCAATACCATCTTTAACCTCTTTGGGGCAGAATCAAACCTTGCGCCTCCTGCCGAGCCTACGCTTTTTTATACCCAATGGCAACTTTGGTTTGGCGTTCTGATGGCGTTGGGAGCTGCTATTGGGCAGTTTTATTGGTGGAAACAAGGGAAACGCAAAATTTCGGAAGTGCTGACCCTGCCGCTTGCCCTTACTTTGATACTTTCGGCTCTACTTATCACGCTTTTGGAAGTGAAGAAGCCCGAATACATTATCCTGCTTACGGTTTCTATCTTTACCCTTGCTTCAAACCTAACGACGATTATCCGTTTGGTTGCCAAAAAAGACTTTACCCTTTGGGGAGGCGCACTTGCTCACGTAGGTGTAGGTCTGATGCTGCTGGGCGTGCTTTTTTCTTCTGCTTTCGAAAAAATTGTATCGCTCAATACCACAGGATTTTTATACAGCAAAGAATTTAGCGAAGATACAAACCGTGAGAACCTTCTGCTTTTTCGCAATCAGCCCCAAAAAATGGACAACTACCTGCTCACCTTTAAAGGGCAGCGCGTAGAATCGGAAGATGTCCCTTTCTTATTGGATATAGAAAAACTAAGTCCTACGGCAAATCCGTATCGCATGGTTGCCAAACACGATATTTTACAAAACGGACAATTAAAAGTGAAAAAACACGACACTTTGCAGGTCTATTTTGAAAATACGTACTACGAAATCGAGTATAAAAATCCCGAAGGAAAGACCTTTTCCCTTTACCCACGTGTGCAGCGCAACGAGGAAATGGGCAATGGCTTTGTCGTTAGCCCCGACATTGTGCAGGGTTGGGATAAAGACCTTTATACACACATCACGACCATTCCCGACCCCGACCAAGAGCGCAAATGGACAGGCTTGGATACCCTGCATTTAGCCGTAGGCGATACCTTTGTTTTAAACGACTTTATTGCCGTTTTCAAAGGAGTGGTACAGGGAAAGCCCTTAGCCGACGAAGACCTCATTTTCTATGCACAAGTGGAGGTTATGGATAGGGAAAATACCTACCTTATCGAACCCGCCTACCAAATAAAGGGGACATTCGCACGCGGTTTGCCCGAACTCAACGAAACTGCCGCCGCCGAACTTACCCTTTTAAAGATAGAGCCACAAACGGGTATTTTTTCCTTCAAAGTCAGGACTACTCAAAAAGATTGGGTTATTTTAAAGGCAATAGAAAAGCCCTATATCAGTCTCTTTTGGGTGGGCAGCCTGCTGATGACTTTTGGTTTTGGCATGGCTTTTTGGCGTAGATTTTCAAATCGCACCCCCAACACGCCACCCAACAAAGACCCAAATCCTAAGACCGACCGACCTATCCTATCGGATATTAGCAAGTAA
- a CDS encoding amidohydrolase produces the protein MMKTTFLLLSLWAMLFCSLWAQKTTTTVQQRITSGTEKYAAAWFELYKHLHQNPELSEQEQETSQKLAQELRQLGYEVTERFGDYGVVAVLKNGKGKTLLIRADTDGLPVEEKTDLPYRSTQKRIDKKGNEVAAMHACGHDLHMSVLVGTAQMMVDLKKEWQGTLILIAQPAEEVGSGAKAMLEAGLYQKFGTPDYALALHANANLPHGTIGYCPKAALANVDMVNITVFGEGGHGAYPHTTKDPIVLASQMVLAFQTIVSRETSPTEAAVVTVGAFHGGTKHNIISDQVELQLTLRSYSDEVRQHTLAALKRIADGFAQAAGVEKMPKIEIDGNPTPATLNDPALTTKVAASATRILGKESVVEVSPVMGGEDFSRFGRTAEKVPICLFWLGTVAPEKIEASKAQGTPLPSLHSPFFAPVALPSIQTGVKVMVQSALDLFSEKGN, from the coding sequence ATGATGAAAACCACTTTTCTGCTTTTAAGCCTTTGGGCAATGCTTTTCTGCTCGCTTTGGGCGCAAAAAACCACCACAACGGTACAACAGCGCATAACAAGTGGCACAGAAAAATATGCTGCTGCTTGGTTTGAACTCTACAAACATTTGCACCAAAACCCTGAACTTTCCGAACAAGAGCAGGAAACTTCGCAAAAATTGGCGCAAGAGCTTCGGCAGTTGGGCTATGAAGTTACAGAACGCTTTGGCGATTATGGCGTAGTGGCGGTGCTGAAAAATGGCAAAGGCAAGACCCTCCTCATTCGCGCCGATACAGACGGTTTGCCCGTAGAAGAAAAAACTGACCTGCCCTATCGTAGCACCCAAAAACGAATCGATAAAAAAGGAAACGAAGTGGCAGCCATGCACGCCTGCGGACACGACCTCCACATGAGCGTCTTAGTGGGAACAGCCCAAATGATGGTAGATTTGAAGAAAGAATGGCAAGGCACGCTTATTCTGATAGCACAACCTGCCGAAGAAGTGGGCAGCGGTGCAAAGGCAATGCTGGAAGCAGGCTTGTATCAAAAATTTGGCACGCCCGACTATGCCCTTGCCCTGCATGCCAACGCCAATTTGCCGCATGGCACGATTGGTTATTGTCCTAAGGCTGCCTTAGCCAACGTCGATATGGTCAATATTACCGTTTTTGGAGAAGGCGGACATGGCGCGTATCCACATACGACCAAAGACCCCATTGTCCTTGCCAGTCAGATGGTCTTGGCTTTCCAAACGATTGTGAGCAGAGAAACCTCGCCCACAGAAGCTGCCGTTGTAACGGTAGGGGCATTTCATGGCGGCACGAAACACAACATCATTTCCGACCAAGTAGAACTACAACTCACCCTACGGTCTTATTCCGACGAAGTTCGTCAGCATACCTTAGCCGCACTCAAACGCATAGCAGACGGTTTTGCGCAGGCAGCAGGCGTAGAAAAAATGCCCAAAATTGAAATCGACGGCAATCCTACCCCTGCTACCCTCAACGACCCCGCCCTCACCACCAAAGTAGCCGCTTCCGCGACGCGCATCTTGGGGAAAGAGAGCGTAGTAGAAGTAAGCCCTGTAATGGGCGGCGAAGATTTTAGCCGCTTCGGACGGACGGCGGAAAAAGTGCCAATTTGCCTCTTTTGGCTTGGCACAGTAGCACCCGAAAAAATAGAAGCAAGCAAGGCACAAGGCACACCGTTGCCCTCGTTACATTCGCCCTTTTTTGCGCCCGTTGCCCTTCCTTCCATTCAAACAGGCGTAAAGGTCATGGTTCAATCTGCCTTAGACTTATTTTCTGAAAAGGGTAATTAG
- a CDS encoding SRPBCC family protein, producing MKLRLATRVNAPLSKVWEGFDATLFEALNPPFPKVRLLRFEGSQKGDWVEIELNFILFKTVWLSEITEQESLGEEIYFVDEGRKLPFPLRRWKHKHGLVAEQKGGTWIVDEIEYHSFSTLLDAFLYLPFYLQFAYRKPIYRRFFK from the coding sequence ATGAAACTTCGCCTCGCAACACGTGTAAATGCACCCTTATCCAAAGTATGGGAAGGCTTTGATGCCACACTCTTTGAAGCCCTCAATCCGCCTTTCCCCAAGGTGCGTTTGTTGCGTTTTGAAGGTTCTCAAAAAGGCGATTGGGTGGAAATAGAACTCAATTTTATCTTATTTAAAACGGTTTGGCTTTCTGAAATTACCGAACAAGAGAGCCTTGGCGAGGAGATTTATTTTGTAGATGAGGGGCGAAAGTTGCCCTTTCCGTTGCGTCGCTGGAAACACAAACATGGTTTGGTAGCAGAGCAAAAAGGCGGCACTTGGATTGTAGATGAAATAGAGTACCATAGTTTTTCTACCCTACTCGATGCCTTTTTGTACCTGCCCTTTTATCTGCAATTTGCGTATCGCAAGCCCATTTATAGGCGTTTTTTTAAGTAG
- a CDS encoding L-threonylcarbamoyladenylate synthase, with amino-acid sequence MIGTDLDFAKTCLLAGKTVAIPTETVYGLAANGLNVNAVAEIFRIKKRPTFDPLILHTDSLAKVENWVVEIPKPLLLLAEHFWAGALTLLLPKKGIVPALVTSGLETVAMRIPNHPLTLELLSRLNFPLAAPSANPFGYLSPTTPLHVAQQLGNEVGYILDGGKSQIGIESTIVGIENGLVTVFRKGGIPIEDIESLLGQRVALRPHSTSRPAAPGMLQSHYAPRKPIVVGEDLSSLLEAQAGKKVGVLAFQKLPALTAAQSPTKARLVLSKSGNLSEAAQNFFDFLHQLDSLDIDVIIAEWLPEIGLGKAINDRLRRASFLEKS; translated from the coding sequence ATGATAGGAACAGATTTAGATTTCGCCAAGACCTGCCTTTTGGCAGGCAAAACGGTAGCCATTCCTACCGAAACCGTTTATGGTTTAGCCGCTAATGGCTTGAATGTCAATGCAGTAGCCGAAATTTTTCGCATCAAAAAACGCCCCACCTTCGACCCGCTTATCCTACACACCGATAGCCTTGCGAAGGTAGAAAATTGGGTAGTAGAAATTCCCAAGCCGCTGCTACTCTTAGCCGAACACTTTTGGGCGGGTGCGCTTACCCTTTTGCTGCCCAAAAAAGGAATCGTGCCTGCTTTGGTAACCAGTGGCTTAGAAACCGTCGCGATGCGGATTCCCAACCACCCCCTCACCCTTGAACTATTGAGCCGCCTCAATTTTCCCTTAGCCGCTCCCAGCGCAAACCCTTTTGGCTACCTAAGTCCGACCACACCGCTGCACGTAGCCCAACAATTAGGCAATGAAGTAGGCTATATCTTAGACGGCGGCAAATCGCAAATCGGCATCGAATCTACAATCGTAGGCATAGAAAATGGGCTTGTAACCGTCTTCCGAAAAGGGGGGATTCCGATAGAAGACATCGAAAGCCTTTTGGGGCAGCGCGTAGCCCTACGCCCCCATTCTACCTCGCGCCCTGCCGCACCCGGTATGTTGCAAAGCCATTACGCACCCCGAAAGCCCATTGTGGTAGGCGAAGACCTAAGCAGCCTTCTCGAAGCGCAGGCAGGTAAAAAAGTGGGGGTCTTGGCTTTTCAGAAACTCCCTGCCCTAACTGCCGCTCAAAGTCCTACAAAGGCGCGTTTGGTACTTTCTAAAAGTGGAAACCTAAGCGAAGCAGCCCAAAATTTCTTCGACTTCTTGCACCAACTCGATAGCTTGGATATCGATGTCATCATCGCCGAATGGCTACCCGAAATTGGCTTGGGAAAAGCCATCAACGACCGCCTAAGACGCGCTTCTTTTCTTGAAAAAAGCTAA